In one Umezawaea sp. Da 62-37 genomic region, the following are encoded:
- the thyX gene encoding FAD-dependent thymidylate synthase, translating to MTETVSPKVQLIAKTEFIPPADVPWSTDTDGGEALAEFAGRACYQSWKKPNPATATNESYLRHILEVGHLSVLEHGSVTFYITGISRSLTHELIRHRHFSYSQLSQRYVPERDAAMVEPEVIASDPELHARFQAAAEASVAAYADLLEGLEKKFADVPSATLRRKQARQAARSVLPNATETRIVVTGNYRAWRHFIAMRASEHADVEIRDLAVECLRQLQKAAPNAFADFAISALPDGSEVASSPLVSEG from the coding sequence GTGACCGAGACGGTGTCGCCCAAGGTGCAGTTGATCGCGAAGACGGAGTTCATCCCGCCCGCGGATGTCCCCTGGTCCACGGACACCGACGGCGGTGAGGCGCTGGCCGAGTTCGCCGGCCGCGCGTGCTACCAGTCGTGGAAGAAGCCGAACCCGGCGACGGCCACGAACGAGAGCTACCTCCGGCACATCCTCGAGGTCGGCCACCTGTCCGTGCTGGAGCACGGCTCGGTGACCTTCTACATCACCGGCATCTCCCGCTCGCTGACCCACGAGCTGATCCGGCACCGGCACTTCTCCTACTCGCAGCTCTCGCAGCGCTACGTGCCCGAGCGCGACGCGGCGATGGTGGAGCCCGAGGTCATCGCCTCGGACCCCGAGCTGCACGCCCGCTTCCAGGCCGCCGCCGAGGCCAGCGTGGCCGCGTACGCGGACCTGCTGGAGGGCCTGGAGAAGAAGTTCGCCGACGTGCCCAGCGCGACCCTGCGCCGCAAGCAGGCCCGGCAGGCCGCCCGCTCGGTGCTCCCCAACGCGACCGAGACCCGCATCGTCGTCACCGGCAACTACCGCGCGTGGCGGCACTTCATCGCGATGCGCGCCTCCGAGCACGCCGACGTGGAGATCCGCGACCTGGCCGTGGAGTGCCTGCGGCAGTTGCAGAAGGCCGCGCCCAACGCGTTCGCCGACTTCGCCATCTCGGCGCTGCCGGACGGCAGCGAGGTCGCCTCCAGCCCCCTCGTCAGCGAAGGCTGA